Proteins co-encoded in one Oreochromis aureus strain Israel breed Guangdong linkage group 3, ZZ_aureus, whole genome shotgun sequence genomic window:
- the LOC116331811 gene encoding E3 SUMO-protein ligase ZBED1-like encodes MATRQRNSKVWEHFDQTKEKNVQCKICKMELAFHGSTTAMHEHLKRKHVVASNDEVVQSPRTAKKIRSSSMDDFVTKPPTCTPRQADVLTESILNMLVTDMRPLSMVDDQGFKEMIKQFNPDYHDNYLPGRSHFTKLMEKKYDATFEKVKQTLGGVKGFFTLTADVWTSRATEAYLGVSCHFLSEDWKMKSFILDTMPLEERHTGANIVTWMEEVLTKFEILPAKIKAVVHDSGSNMVAAMRLLEEKHGWASIRCAGHTLQLIVNTALKDTTISRALGAARQLVEHFKRSELASTRLKMKQEQMNVKKNTLIQDVSTRWNSTFHMIERLLEQRWPLTATLSDPEVTPRGKHYFDLKPDQWALLEELKQGLAPFETATVYLSGQQYTTVSGLPQVVKGLTRAVHQSQLETSSGKSFIASAEKGIKQRWGSICTFSADKENPVILAAALDPRYRKLKFLAPEDVIRVQGTVEVLAVKEANAGTHEHAKVQTDNGSGRTEKTALDNLLESDTDSQGDNEEAASKEDQDVQVVRSEVQLYFKEATVSKKDDPLKWWSENEGRFPTLSKLAKSFLCIPATSTPSERIFSTAGNICSQREQAFLQNM; translated from the exons ATGGCTACTCGGCAACGGAACTCGAAAGTCTGGGAGCATTTTgaccaaacaaaagaaaagaatgtcCAATGCAAAATCTGCAAAATGGAACTTGCCTTCCATGGCAGTACAACAGCGATGCACGAGCATCTAAAAAGGAAGCACGTTGTGGCATCCAACGACGAAGTGGTACAGTCGCCTCG GACTGCTAAAAAAATACGTTCGTCTTCAATGGACGACTTTGTCACCAAGCCACCAACGTGTACACCTCGGCAAGCAGATGTCCTGACTGAATCAATCTTAAACATGTTGGTGACGGACATGAGACCCCTGTCTATGGTTGATGATCAAGGTTTCAAAGAGATGATCAAGCAGTTCAACCCAGATTACCATGATAACTATCTACCAGGCCGATCCCACTTCACCAAATTgatggaaaagaaatatgatGCTACCTTTGAGAAG GTAAAGCAGACTCTTGGTGGTGTCAAAGGTTTCTTCACCCTGACTGCTGATGTCTGGACCAGTCGTGCAACAGAAGCCTACCTGGGTGTGTCTTGCCATTTCCTGAGTGAAGATTGGAAGATGAAGAGCTTCATCCTTGATACCATGCCTCTTGAGGAGAGGCATACTGGTGCCAATATAGTGACATGGATGGAAGAGGTGCTAACAAAGTTTGAGATCTTGCctgccaaaataaaagcagtagTACATGACAGTGGTTCCAATATGGTGGCAGCAATGCGACTGCTTGAAGAAAAACATGGATGGGCCTCTATCCGCTGTGCTGGACACACACTCCAGCTCATAGTCAATACTGCTCTCAAAGACACCACCATAAGCAGAGCACTAGGTGCTGCTAGGCAGCTAGTGGAGCACTTTAAGAGAAGCGAGCTGGCTAGTACAAGACTAAAAATGAAACAGGAGCAAATGAATGTGAAGAAAAATACACTGATCCAAGATGTCAGTACAAGATGGAATAGTACATTCCACATGATAGAGAGACTCCTCGAACAGCGCTGGCCTCTCACTGCCACCCTTTCAGATCCCGAGGTAACGCCAAGGGGGAAACACTATTTCGACTTGAAGCCAGACCAGTGGGCGCTACTTGAAGAACTGAAGCAAGGTTTGGCACCTTTTGAGACTGCTACTGTTTACCTTAGTGGACAGCAGTACACAACAGTTTCAGGTCTTCCACAGGTGGTCAAAGGGCTGACACGGGCTGTACACCAAAGCCAACTGGAGACAAGCTCAGGAAAATCTTTCATTGCCAGTGCAGAAAAAGGCATAAAACAGAGATGGGGGAGTATATGCACTTTCTCAGCAGATAAAGAAAACCCTGTTATTCTCGCAGCTGCCTTGGACCCCAGATACAGAAAGTTGAAGTTTTTGGCTCCTGAAGATGTCATCAGAGTGCAGGGGACTGTTGAAGTGCTTGCTGTCAAAGAAGCAAATGCTGGGACACATGAGCATGCAAAAGTGCAGACAGACAATGGTTCAGGTAGAACTGAAAAGACTGCTCTGGACAACCTCCTTGAGTCTGACACAGACAGTCAGGGTGACAATGAGGAAGCAGCATCTAAGGAGGACCAAGATGTCCAAGTTGTGAGAAGTGAAGTTCAGCTGTACTTTAAAGAAGCCACAGTTTCTAAAAAGGATGATCCTCTTAAATGGTGGAGCGAAAATGAGGGACGTTTCCCCACACTATCAAAGCTAGCTAAATCTTTTCTGTGCATTCCTGCAACCTCCACCCCATCGGAGCGGATCTTCTCCACAGCAGGGAACATCTGCTCTCAAAGAGAGCAAGCCTTTCTGCAGAACATGTAG